Proteins encoded together in one Larus michahellis chromosome 4, bLarMic1.1, whole genome shotgun sequence window:
- the LOC141743046 gene encoding uromodulin-like: protein MYVVVAKPHVFSTHSYLAFDCAAVVSVVVAVSNAGTTKPVGCAKPRIPGDFADSRPVWDPLRAVNWRQHVCVGEKDELPEGNIRLAARSTRTTEGWRSIEWPGNAGELASPHGLRQGVALRLKRSPDACLPNPCRHQGDCQVMEDRPVCSCKPGFTGALCQDVVLKLACKEEHMKMMVRKEVFEHLKIPQELVHLKNRACKVSEREEEGELFFAAILTGENHTACGSVIQQNNSHVSYSNVIESEREARGGMISRSFQLEVHFSCIYAYEQVVKLPFALTAVDKLMQFMVREGHFNVSMTLYKTPSYLQPYHLPTTGIPIMNTLYVLLKIEGEGQHHLRYYLLSVEDCWATPGADPYQDVRHKLIEKGCPHDETVTYLNAIGESTAAKFSFQMFQFVDYPEVFLHCRVRLCITDSPEPCAKQCPRHWRSKRALTDDYSKIVSYGPIHLLAAPSLGVETHHSRADQQDLGGPNLWLPGALILLCALGVLTAAAAAVSARRQTA, encoded by the exons ATGTACGTTGTGGTTGCGAAACCGCATGTGTTCAGTACACACAGTTATCTGGCCTTCGATTGTGCTGCTGTGGTatctgttgttgttgctgtgtcAAACGCAGGTACCACAAAACCAGTTGGATGTGCAAAACCCCGTATTCCCGGGGATTTTGCAGATAGTCGCCCTGTTTGGGATCCTCTGAGGGCTGTGAATTGG AGGCAGCATGTTTGCGTGGGGGAGAAGGATGAGCTGCCGGAGGGCAATATAAGGCTCGCAGCCAGGAGCACGAGAACGACCGAGGGGTGGAGGAGCATAGAGTGGCCTGGCAATG CAGGTGAGCTGGCAAGCCCGCATGGCCTGAGGCAAGGGGTTGCCCTCCGTCTCAAGAGGAGCCCAGACGCCTGCCTGCCAAACCCGTGCCGGCATCAGGGGGACTGCCAGGTGATGGAGGACAGACCAGTTTGCAGCTGCAAACCAGGCTTCACAGGGGCATTATGTCAAG ATGTGGTACTGAAGTTGGCCTGCAAGGAAGAGCACATGAAGATGATGGTGAGGAAGGAGGTGTTTGAACACTTGAAAATTCCTCAGGAGCTTGTCCACTTGAAGAACCGGGCATGCAAGGTctcagaaagggaagaagagggcGAGCTTTTTTTTGCAGCCATTCTCACGGGTGAAAACCACACTGCCTGCGGATCAGTAATTCAG CAAAACAACTCCCACGTGTCGTATTCCAACGTCATTGAGTCAGAGCGGGAAGCGCGTGGGGGTATGATCTCCCGGAGTTTCCAGCTGGAGGTGCATTTCTCCTGCATCTATGCCTATGAGCAGGTGGTGAAACTGCCCTTCGCTCTCACTGCTGTTGACAA gCTGATGCAGTTCATGGTCAGAGAAGGACACTTCAACGTCAGCATGACACTGTACAAGACTCCCTCCTACCTCCAGCCCTATCACCTGCCGACCACGGGCATCCCCATCATGAATACGCTCTATGTCCTTCTGAAGATAGAAGGAGAAGGACAGCACCACCTCAGATACTACCTGCTGAGTGTTGAGGACTGCTGGGCCACGCCAGGTGCTGATCCCTACCAGGATGTGCGGCACAAGCTCATTGAGAAGGG GTGTCCCCACGATGAAACAGTGACATACCTGAATGCTATTGGAGAGAGCACCGCCGCCAAGTTCAGCTTCCAGATGTTTCAGTTTGTTGATTACCCCGAGGTGTTCCTGCACTGCCGTGTCCGACTGTGTATCACTGACAGCCCGGAGCCTTGTGCCAAG CAATGCCCCAGGCACTGGAGGAGTAAGCGGGCATTGACAGATGACTACAGTAAGATTGTCTCCTACGGCCCCATCCACCTGCTGGCTGCTCCTTCCTTGGGAGTAGAGACGCACCATTCCAGGGCTGACCAACAGGACCTGGGGG GACCCAACCTGTGGCTCCCCGGGGCCCTCATTCTGCTGTGTGCGCTTGGTGTGCTCACCGCGGCTGCTGCGGCCGTCAGTGCGAGGCGGCAAACGGCGTAG